One stretch of Streptomyces sp. A2-16 DNA includes these proteins:
- a CDS encoding TetR/AcrR family transcriptional regulator gives MSDSRQGTENAAAPQRKDVRRNKQLLLDAAAAVFVTSGVDAPVRDIAARAGVGIGTIYRHFPTRADLIVAVFRHQVETCAEAGPALLASRPTPYDALEEWIDLFVDFLVTKHGLAAALQHDNAGFENLHAYFIDHLVPVCQQLLDAAAAAGEIRADIGGLELMRGVGNLCVGAESDPSYDPRTLVALLVAGLRRPARPK, from the coding sequence GTGAGCGACAGCCGCCAGGGCACGGAGAACGCCGCCGCGCCCCAGCGCAAGGACGTCCGGCGCAACAAGCAGCTCCTGCTGGATGCGGCCGCCGCGGTCTTCGTCACCTCGGGCGTGGACGCGCCGGTACGCGACATCGCGGCCCGGGCAGGCGTCGGGATCGGCACGATCTACCGGCATTTCCCCACCCGCGCGGACCTGATCGTGGCGGTCTTCCGCCACCAGGTCGAGACCTGCGCCGAGGCGGGCCCGGCTCTGCTGGCGAGCCGGCCCACCCCGTACGACGCGTTGGAGGAGTGGATCGACCTCTTCGTCGACTTCCTGGTGACCAAACACGGGCTCGCCGCCGCCCTGCAGCACGACAACGCCGGTTTCGAGAACCTGCACGCCTACTTCATCGACCATCTCGTGCCGGTGTGCCAGCAGCTCCTCGACGCCGCGGCGGCCGCGGGCGAGATCCGTGCCGACATCGGAGGGCTCGAGCTGATGCGCGGCGTGGGCAACCTGTGCGTCGGCGCGGAGAGCGACCCCAGCTACGACCCGCGCACCCTGGTCGCCCTTCTCGTCGCAGGACTGCGCCGGCCGGCCCGGCCGAAGTGA